The proteins below come from a single Solidesulfovibrio fructosivorans JJ] genomic window:
- the rfaD gene encoding ADP-glyceromanno-heptose 6-epimerase — MILITGAAGFIGSNLAAGLNDRGLTDLVLCDRLRHGEKWKNIRAREFDDLIAPEALPAWLADRRERLRAVFHMGAISATTVTDGDAVARENLRFSIDLLDWCAAAGVPFIYASSAATYGDGSQGFDDRFTPEALAELTPLNLYAFSKHAFDRIVCRRRVDGGPLPPQCVGLKFFNVFGPNEFHKGSMQSVLTKLWPTIAGGGTVKLFKSHHPDYPDGGQKRDFVSVRDAERVMLWLLDHPEVSGLFNVGTGTARTFKDFISAGFAAAGRAPAIEYVDMPPEIRDKYQYFTEARLDRLRAAGYAEPMTRLEEAVTDYVRGYLSRENPYR; from the coding sequence ATGATCCTTATCACCGGCGCGGCCGGTTTCATCGGCTCCAATCTGGCCGCCGGCCTAAACGACCGGGGCCTGACCGACCTCGTCTTGTGCGATCGCCTGCGCCACGGCGAAAAATGGAAGAACATCAGGGCCCGGGAGTTCGACGACCTGATCGCGCCCGAGGCGTTGCCGGCCTGGCTTGCCGACCGGCGGGAGCGGCTTCGGGCCGTGTTCCACATGGGGGCCATCTCCGCGACCACCGTCACCGACGGCGACGCCGTGGCCCGGGAAAACCTGCGTTTTTCCATCGACCTCCTCGACTGGTGCGCCGCGGCCGGCGTGCCCTTCATCTACGCCTCTTCGGCCGCCACCTACGGCGACGGCTCCCAGGGCTTCGACGACCGCTTCACCCCCGAGGCGTTGGCCGAACTGACGCCGCTTAATCTCTACGCCTTCAGCAAGCATGCCTTCGACCGCATCGTCTGCCGCCGCAGGGTCGACGGCGGGCCCCTGCCGCCCCAGTGCGTCGGGCTCAAATTCTTCAACGTCTTCGGCCCCAACGAGTTCCACAAGGGCTCCATGCAAAGCGTGTTGACCAAGCTGTGGCCGACTATCGCCGGCGGCGGCACGGTCAAGCTCTTCAAGTCCCACCACCCGGACTACCCCGACGGCGGCCAGAAGCGCGACTTCGTCTCCGTGCGCGACGCCGAGCGGGTCATGCTCTGGCTGCTCGACCATCCCGAGGTCAGCGGGCTTTTCAACGTGGGCACGGGCACGGCCCGGACATTCAAGGATTTCATCAGCGCCGGATTCGCCGCCGCCGGACGCGCGCCGGCCATCGAATACGTGGACATGCCGCCGGAGATCCGCGACAAGTATCAGTATTTCACCGAGGCCCGCCTGGATCGGCTG